The Oreochromis aureus strain Israel breed Guangdong linkage group 16, ZZ_aureus, whole genome shotgun sequence genome includes the window AGCTGCTATTAGGCGCTTAGCTTAGCTTTTAGCTACATTTCAGATTTAGATATCGGCAAAAACacagttcagtttattttattagttgTTTCTTGTGGCTCGAGAATTAAATGAGGATTGTCGCCTTTGGTGTTACTCTGGGCTGTAACTTAAAATTGTGCTTTCTGGAATTTAGTTTGTCAGGCCTTCTCCAGCTATTTTGCTGCATGTCTATACAATATAAATTCACAATAAATGCTCTACATTGTACAATCTAATGCACTATGTTTGAAATACGTTAATATATAATTATAGTCAAATTGGCCAGTTTGTAAATACATAACTAAATATTGTTTGTAATGTTACCATTGTAGGCTATCAATCACTGTAATGCTTTTACTGTTAATTAAATTCTACAAAGTGtacattaatattattaatattattgaatttgttttattaattttatttatagccaagtctcattttgttttaattttctctaGGTGTGACTGTTGCCCCAACTGCACAGCTGGCAGACAGACGAAAATCACAAGAGTTGGAGATCTGTAAGATGAGGCTAGAGTGGCAAAAGGATAAGACTGATGAGCTCACCAAAGAAAGAGACTATCTAAAGGAGCAATTAGCAGCATGTAAGTCCACTCTTAAAAACATTATATAGCTTGTCACATACTTCCTCTGCTTGAGCACTTACATAAGCATTCTGTTGAGTAATTTTGTGTTgtctttttaactgttttactAGCTCTCTCAAAGGAACCCACAAGTTCTGTCCAGGATTCCAGTGAGGTATTGGGCATATCTTCACTGTCCTCTGATGGGTCTTTTGATGAGAGTTCTGACTCCTCCATGAGCACAACTGCATCAGATGAAGataggaagaagaggaagaagggcAAAGCAAAAAAGCACAAGAAGTCAAAGAAACgtgaccaaaaacaaagaaaaagaggtAAAGTGATTAACTTAACAGTTTGATTTTGCATGTGGTGTGTTGCGTTACTACACTATTACATTCAATTAATGATTATGTTCTCTCAATTGCAGTCCAGAATCCTAAGCAAGTGGTCACCGGTATAACAAGATTTTGAGGCTGTTCAAAAGAGGAGGGACCATGTCTGCTGCCTTTAAACGTCTGGGAGTGGACGGAACACAATTGTGGCAACTGCTCCAATTGCTGAGCTATTCATTGTTGCACCTGAGAGGTATAaagaattagaaaaaaacatgcagGGACAGAAACTTTCATTGTTTGCTACACAGTGTGCTGCAGCAATCAGTGCAGATCCAGAAACAGAGGAAAATTCAAAGCGTATAAGTCTTCAGGGAAGTTGCTTCCtcttaaaacaaagaaagattagatttttgttgtttttttacatggTGAAATGTGGTGAGAGTCCACCATTGTTAACAGCTTAATAAAATACAAGTTATGTATTCTGTTTGATTGGTCAattgtttgttaaaaaaatgacacactTAATTTTTggtttgtatgtgttttattattattttacttttataaattctgtagttttattttaatgatcacATGTGATACACTTTATGTAAAGAGCTACAGGTCATATAGTTTGCATCCAGCCGTGTTCTGTATTACCTCAAATATTGGCTGATAGTTTatgacacttttatttttgtatcaaCATTTGTGTGTCCAATCTGTAAGCATTGTTCTGATATTTCTGTGATTGGCATCTTAAAAATACAGTGCGTTCTGGATCTACCCTgtgtgttgtcattttatttttgttacaatgtattttaaaaactttcacATCTATAAATAGGTTGTAAGGTATATATGGTCCACACTTTAGATGGGCTCACTCAAGATACTTTACTAACAAGTAGCAAATGGTTTGTAACTTCCTAAATAAGTTTATTAAGGTATTTATGAGTATTTATAGATAATCTATCGAAAAAGAAGTTGGTCGATAGTGAGTTACAGCTTTGGCAGCCTTTAAGTGACAGTTATAAATGTATTGTAAGACATCTGTTAAGATATAGCAGCTGACTGATGTAACCCTGATATTCAGTGTTTATAAAACATCTAGTATGAAACTACTATGTGTAGTACATGTAGAGTTTATAGTATTATATGGGGTGTGTTAACCATCTACTTACCTTTTACCAATGATTTTGTATACCATTGAACATCCTGAAATGACTGGTTTGTAACTGATGCAGAGTAGTGTTTATAAATGATTAATTAATGAGTTTtagaacatgaaaacataattaataaaaagtGTTGTACATTagcttattcatcatgaataaAGTGTTTAAAGCAGTGCTTGTAAACTATTAACTTATTATGAGAAATACTTTGTAGATGCTGTAGAGACATTTAAGTAAGCATTAACTGATGCTTAACAGATGATTAACTAATGCTTAATACTGTGCacttattataaagtgttaccacAATGGGGTTATTATCAAGTATGCTTTTATGTAGTGGAGATGAGAGAACATGCAATAAAAGTGTTACGATCCTGGGGcatttgacccagtgttttgagttttaacatattttgatgtttatggtttGTTTAAGTTCTTTAGGTGATCTAAGCTCATTTCTATTACGCCTAGGTTGCCGTTATAGTTCATTGTTACTTTGATTCCTCTTATGTCTTCaccccttcatgtgtttcatgtgtgtcATGTTTGCgtgtcttatgttgtcaagCTCATGCTGTCGTGTCCGcatctcattatgtttcctgttttattttgtttaatttcaCTTCCCCTGTTGCTTCATTATGTTCATTCtaatcagctgtttccccatgtgtttccactttccCGATCACCTCCTCTGTGCATTTAGTCTTTGTGTTTCCATTTTTTCCTCATCTGATCATCTGTTATCCTGCCTTGTTTCCACGTCATGCCATGTTTCCAGGGTTTTGAATTCATGCCAGGACTTCATGTCAGGTTTCTATGTTCTTGTTCAAGTTCCAtggttttttatgtttttttatgtttagccttagttcacccagtttaggtttagttTTCACCCTTGACCTTAGTTTGTAAATTCTATTCGTTTTGATAATAAATTGCGAAAACGTATACTTGCAGCgtatttgtcttctctctcatGAAAAACCCTACAGGTCCTCAatcagaggcctgggagcttgaagGTCTTGAAggcagtatctttgctgtttttaggactgtgctcttctggacagttatcttggatgttgttcctggaatCTGCTGCAGCCACCACCATCTCTAAGCAGCATATCGGAGACATTGCAATCATGGATAGAACTTTATAATAATGTCACTCTATTAAAAATTAGTCAGGTACTaataagcagtgttggggagtaatggaatccatgtaccggcgttacgtatttaaaatacaaaatttgagTTACAGCATTCAATTACAATTACCGTTTTAAAAGGTGGTAtccagaatacagttactttgttgaaataaatggattacacagcaggcttttcctgtttcatatgttaggctgtcccctctctatttttggtaattccacaccggtggaaacccaaacaaaacacgcattgaGAGCCTCTAacgcaggggtgcccaatcccagtcctcgagagctactgtcctgcagcttttagatgcatccctactccaacacagctgaatcaaatagttggattaccaattcggcatgccatcaagtctggcaaaggcctgataacgagccattcatttgattcaggtgtgctggaacaaggacgcatctaaaagctgcagggcagtagctctcgaggactgggattgggcacccctgctctAACGCATGTGTCTTAATCTCGCGGctcatgtcacctctacttgcagcagcataatgacatgaagaaatatttttaaaagtgattgttcaaaaaaatatttaatatgaaggcaataggcagagtgttacaggcatagcacTAAAAactgtagcctcatgggcagtgtagcccagttgtaagtaagctattaagactcaactgtacaatgtgttcatgttttcctccgaaacaatcaGTTCTGTTgaagcagcctttcaacgcctctctctgtctctcgctagcaaagttgagcCAGACAACAAAAGTAAAGGTAGTTTTCGGCTATGAGCCCGACatggaacccgacgtattagccagaggtccctgtACGGTTTTATggcctgttttatatacgcgtgGAATAGTTTTCCCTACAAAATCGCAgcaaaaagtgcagctttaCCTAAtatccaccctactgttactcattttatattaagatttaaaaatctagttggtattggtatggtgagtatccttcagtaatagtaataaatcacacagcaatagtacattcatgtagttgtaaaaagcttgataatatattaagtactccaaagtattcagaatactttactctcattgagtaacgtaacggaatacgttacaaaatacatttggggtcatgtattctgtaatctgtagtggaatacattttaaaagtaaacttcccaacactgctaatAAGTCCCTAACTGGTCATTTATAAAGTGTTACTCATCCTTAGTCTgtcatttataaataaagatataaatatttattcttgATTAATAAGCTCATATATAACTTGTTCATGGTATCATTTATATAGTCCaaataatcaaatatttagaagcacatttatatataaaatgattaatATATAAGTGCATTGTTTGAGAGTGTGTTAATAGAGGTTTTATAAATActtatttcattttgaaattTATAGTTAGATAAGGCAATTACTAGTTAAGTGTTTTGTGTGACCTAATGTAAAGTGAAGGTCAGTGTTTCCATATAAAGCAATTGGTAATGAAAATGATAGTATCCCAGGACTTCAGTAAGTCTCAGTGTCTGGACATAGCCATAATTATAAATAACATATtataaatgaatataaatataaatttgaAATTTCTTTCATGAGAAAATGGCATAAGGTAAGTAATCTGAATGTTAGTGTTTATTGAATTGAACTAAAAtttcttctgtttgtatgtAATGCAGTAGATTACCACATGGGTCCATTTACTGAGTTAAAGCAATTTACTGCAGCAGGGTTCATAGTCTTTTTATAGTATGTTGGCCTCACAGGTGTTATGCTTGAATATCTGCAACGTGATAACACATTTAACAGCATTTCTAAACCAGGGGTAAAACAGGGCATACATCAAAGGGTTTATACAAGacttaaaataaaagataaagacCACAAAAGACGCTGCTGGATCATTGACAGCATTTTCATCAGTGAGAGAGTAGCAATAAAATGGACAGTAGCATGCAAGAAATACAACTACAAGAACCCCAAGAGTCCTGGCTGCTTTCAGctcagatttgtttgtttgattgagTGAACGCTGAAGTGTGACAGCTGTAACATGAGAGCGCATGGCACGAGCCTGAGACACAGCCACCACAAATACTCTCATATACAGAACTATGATGACAGTAACtggaagaataaaaaataaaacaaggtcaacaacaacagcaatattactgctgaaaaacacacactctccaTAGCAGGAATTATACCTGCCTGGTTCAATCACGACATTCTTGGTGTAAAGACTGCTGTAGAAAGTTGAATAAAaccaacacagacaaacactgagTTTGATTTTTGCCACAGTCAGTCTGGTGGGGTAATGCAGAGGGGCACAAATAGCCACATAACGGTCAATCGATATAAGAACTATGTTCCCTATTGAAGCACAGGTAATGTTTAcagtcagaaaaaaataaacagaacacaTGAGATCACCAAGTACCCAGCAGGTCATCCTTCTAAGGATTTCTGCTGGCATCAGCAAGAGACCCATGAGAAAGTCTGAGACAGCAAGAGAGAGTAGGAGGATGTTGCTGGGTGTGTGAAGCttcctgaaataaaacaaaaaagaatatattagtaattttaaaatgtaaagaggTCCATTATTAAGACTCACTCCAGGtgtataaaaattaaatattgtgGTTTAAATTGACCAAGAATGTGCCAAATTCATTTCAATTTAAATAATATATCATGgtgttaaactttttaaatgaaaatacagtttaagTTTTAGAAACATTATCTGTGCCTGAAGTAGGAGACTGAGATGATCACAAGAAGGTTTAGAGTAGCAGTCAGCAGAGAGATGCAGGACAGCACAATGTTCAGGAGCACAGCTTTGGACCAGTGAAGTGTCGGCTTCCTGCAGGAAATGTTGAGGAGTTGTGGAAAACAGAGCTCAGCTTCTTTCTGTATCTCCATCATCagacaactacaaccactgcagCTGTCTGACCTGACCTCACTATTATACAGCAGATATATCTCTGCGTTTGATCTGTCTCCTCCTCTCATTCATGCTCTGTAGAATTCGCTCCTATTTCTCTCTGCACAACCTCTTGGACTGTCATACACCTAATTTATCTTGTTCAGCCTCTCTTTCCTTTGCTCTGCAAAATGATatccctcctctttctctctagACAGAGAGAAGAATAGAAACCCTTTTCCCAACACTTGCGAGACAGGAAACCCATAGAGGGTGCACCTTCGGCCATTCTAACTTTAGTGTACACAGTTCCACGCTTTCTACAGTGTTGCCTCGAGAGCATGGCATTTTGCCCACAGAAAAAAACTTTGAGTGGCACTTTGTAAACAGTCACTGGTTAAACCTGTTATGGACCAAAAAGTTCTGATGTGGACTTCTACATGCTTAGCCAGTTCAATTCAAATCAGTTTTacttatatagtgccaaatcagtACAATAGTCTCCTCAAGGCACTTTgaattgtaaggtaaagagctTACAATAATAGAGacaaaccccaacaatcaaatgatcctgttgtggaagttttcatctaataaagcctgcagacaaaTGGTGAGCATTTGCTAAAGTCCtttaataaagaacaaaaaccaTGCTTTGTGAGAGAGCAGCCATCGCAGGGCAAATGACCAGCAGAGTCTCTGCTGATTCCAACACACCAACACAGCCCTGGGTTTAAATGCCTTCTACTAACAAAAGGCAATACACAGCTGTTTTTACAGCTTTGGTCTCCCCCAAATAAAGAGCTCACACGCACTTGTTACCTCTTACAGTGGTTGATCTCCTTGGCTCTTCCCCCATcctcaaagagaaacaaaagactCGACTACCTGTGGAGTCCCCCCCAAAGGAAAAAcatccttttaacaggaaggaacctATAGCAGAACCAAGCTCTGGGAGGGGTAGCTATCTGCCACAATCAGGTGAGGGGGGAAAGACatgacaaaaaacacactgtggaagagagtgagaaataataactaataactgAATGCaattgataggtttgtagcttgaacctattcgctggaacgttgaaggcagtgtgaccacacagcaagcaagacacgagtaggcaacattccttatgtttcacgtgcacgggagagaactggacaggcgccgttccttcgcttgaccccagttgctctcatccgctctcccgtaacactgctcttttattgtggttacatgaatatgcataggttcattaacatatgacatcttatataggtatgcatgtgaacaaagaataccgtgtgtgtgtgtgtgtgtgtgtgtgtgtatctgtgtatcCGTGTgtggggtcaaactgtgaccccaggaagactccccagagccgtccatctaaacaaaaggcacttagactaaaacagatatagatacgtttatcctaccataaagcaataagacaaggtacaacctctcccatgctcccagagtgAGAGTGTGaaaccagaacactctggaatgcacacaatgccgttgcagactattaaggatcaaacctcctatcactacacaatcgattatacacctctaagcatatatgagtaaatatttctaagcataaatgacaattcaatttcaattcaattcaattttatttatatagcgccaaatcacaacaaaagtcgcctcaaggcgctttatattgtacagtagatagcacaataataaatacagagaaaaacccaacaatcatatgaccccctatgagcaagcactttggcgacagtgggaaggaaaaactcccttttaacaggaagaaacctccggcagaaccaggctcagggaggggcggccatctgctgcgaccggttggggtgaacaatcgcaaccggtcgcagcaatcacaatacaaatctaacagcaATATGGTGTAGAAACACATAGTGGGTGAAAATAGTGAGTGTAGAAGAAAATACTCAGTGCATTATTGAAAGCATATTCCCTGTCTTGGTGCAGCATTTTGAATGAGCTCAAGGCTTTTCaggagtttttaggacagccTTATGACAATAAATTACAATAGTCAAGActagaaataatcaaataaaattatgtttttagcATCACTCTAAGACAGGATGATTCTAATTTTAGAGACACTGTGCAAatagaagaaagcagtcctacaaaTTGTTTGATATGTGTACAATTTTCAGGGCAAAGAAAAATAGCCTGGGTtatatctgaatttagaagcaatTAGAAGTCATCCACGTGCGTATGTCTTCAAGACATCCCTGCAGTGCAACAAATTGATATGTGTCATCTTCATGGGTAGATGaagctgggtatcatctgcatggcagtgaaaatgtatgccacgtcttctaatgatactccCTATGGGAAACATGCACAAAAGTGGATTCTTGGAATTACAAGGTTGGAATATCACCTTTCACAAACCCCTCCCATTAAACTCGTACTCATACACACCACAGCTGTGGATCTAACCACCCTCTCCTCTGTTTCAGTGCCTCCATGTCAGAGACTCTTGCTACATTCCTGTTGTTGCCTTTTGTACATATTTCCTGTGCACAATAAAACCTAGTTAAGTATCAGCTGGTTTTGCCCACtgagtctgcttttgggtccactcCCACAGAGTATAAATAAAAATCGATGTACTAAAGGTAACTGTTATGTAATTATACATCTGTGAGATGgctataaatatttttttctcaggGTTACAGTGCTAAAGAGAAATCTGGGGTTCGTATTTTCTTCTGTCAGCAATGAATAGTGAGATGTTCTAGATTTGCTAAGGGCTTTTAAAATTCTGAGAGTAAGATAATAAAAAGTTGCTCTTTGAAAGAAAATTCTACCAACTATTTTTGTACAAAGATAACTGAACTTAGAGCtatgttaatataataataaaataatattagtacataggaattttgttttttaactttgtgTTCACTccaaaacagaaatatttatCAGGGTTTAAAATAAGGTAAAATAAGGTAAATAAAATTAGGTGCTGGAACCCTAAGATCAGTTGTACTGGCTCAACATGGGGAAAAGAATCAGAATCACAATCATTTGTATTGTGAGGTGGGTATAGGCTGGGATCAGCTGTGCTGCTATAGATAATTTTCTCagtattattgcagggtctttgCCTTATAACATAAAGCATACGAGGTACTGTTTtgatatatataaattaaactgaactgaatttcttATTCTTTTTATAGCTTTTGTTGTAAACATCTTCaaccattaaaatataaaaacttaaagttttgaaaatgtaaatcaAATGGATAAAACTTTACAGTCAATTTGACCATTCAGACAACAAAACTATTTACAGTAAACAGTTCTTCATTCATTCGTTTCAATTTAATCTAATACatagatacaatttaaaagtaaacgaaatacagaaaaataatattCTTGCAAACAAGCTTCCTCACAGATCTGAAACCAGAAGTGGAGGTTATTTCGGAGACtggtacactgtaaaatctaattagttcccagaactcaaaaaaattatggaaactcgttgcctcaaaaaaattgagtaaagcttagctaaaaatgactaagttaggtcaacttatttactttgagtactctgtacaagctcatttgttcccagaactcaaaaaaaattggatcaagtttacgtaagatgaccaagttagggcaacttactcattttgagtacactgtacagccttgttagttcccagaactcaaaaaattatggaaactcgttgcctcaaaaaaactaagtaaagcttacttaagatgactgttaggacaacttatacattgcaagtctgcagtattaacaataacttgatatttctgactgtacaatactaattgtttacctactgacaaaaaTGTTAAgctcaactaaatgaaaaaacaatttgtggtaacctgaatatgattaaaaaaataattaacaacaattttttgtaatgatgttaaaatgagcccaacttttattttcaaacacaaagtacaacagccaacatactggacactgttctgctgaacaacaaacaattatattgccatcactgttataatcttacaatgaaacaaagtctcagatgtaattattctgaaaataagtttaggcctaccacagtttgttttgtacttacattacttatataatcagaataaaatatttattgttctgtcacaagtgcagtctctaatttaaacaacacatttgttttgcattccaacacatgagctggaatgttgtattattttaaggatggcttgtttccagtccaggcattactgcctgaatgactgtcatggatcgaggtgatccaaatgtaggtgcagaagaaagtctttaacttcccttaagtacactggcagtggatgtgggttggagatgcaatgagcttgaacctgcaggcgaccatcttcactgaccacaccatctgtgacggaggactcatctctcctggtgtcctgcaagcaaatagtcatatttttggaacatgaacttaattgctttcttaaaacatttttttttctgaatttggtatagaacagactccaatttagacgatctcaggctccctcccaccggagaggtgacattcaatgtcccaattgtCAGTCTGCATAGTGACCACCACCCAGcatacaataatgtcatgaaagcatcattttaaaagggctatgcaaacatggccaataactttcattctaatgatgtgcaaaatgattttgggcacaaaacaaattttgctgttagaaaacttgcagacttcactatatacagtgtagaccctctaaactaagtttggggatgtgatctttcaagaaatgcagactaaactgttgttgtttgtttacttacacagcatgtcttgtagaattaactggagtcaccagcaacagcatagtgcagtcatatctcaagtctaataacagaagacaggaaaagatcagtaaagaaacaacttccccaaaccaaagcacaaataaaacaataagtaaaacaggctgatctaaagtatgattaaagttcagcctgattaatataaatgtcactgacagttgctaatatattggaaaaccaaaatacttactgatgtctttctgtccaacagcaggagtgctggtcccgagcctcaaagacagtaagaagcaagcagagggagaaaaacagaacattttcagaaactgatttgatccttaatggctgtgcaatcattgtaacatagagtttgcttatgttgttaaataaaggctagatttgacattaatagatgccacagatgttctaaagctgccacaaagcatgaaaaaaaaatagacatctACGAAAACGCCGGacattttgcaaatatgtgatgtcttgataaatcgagcagatatttgaaatttacacagctacattctcacctgaaaatatcttaaaagtttattttgtgacccagaaaaagtaataagtttttcagcggcgctcctccgccattgccgcgcttacaagtacgcacaggctccgacaaccgtggccgacaaatgcgatcctccttttccccagactaccctttctgggtcacaaaataaacttttaagatattttcaggcgagaatgtagctgtgtaatgctcaaatatctacttaatttatcaaaatatcacatatttgcaaaagtgctctccacgttttcggagagctctgttatccacccccacatcccacacctaccccacccctaacggctgcacctcccgaagaattttgtctgggctcttatctcacttatttatttcaaacaatcaacagaaaatttcaccacatagttttatgtaaggtttttaaggctgtggtgttaatttttaagtaacatgagcccagcggcagcagcaacgctaggctaacactaactagctagcaagattttaaacctggtgctaaactaagagaagccacaaatcagtttgaataagagtaaacatttactcaccaagtcagtgtatcaggtaaagatccacagcaatgacaacaataatatcttgagctgagcttctccaggtttgctcaacatattccataaaaatgcaccgtgaacatgcggactgatccgagagggaggaggacggtagtcacgtggcattttcaaaacacatctttcatccttctgcactgagaagcaaaacttccagcttacttagtttttctaagttaagacaactcaaataaatggagtttatcagcgttttgcatagaaagtactggtaacttatttaaattgagttctaataacaaattgataaaaactgagttcagcctatttaatatttttaattaaacacaatattacattttacagtgtagaatTTAATTTTTCGTTTAGCCTATTGTTTTCTGGGCTGttacttcttcttctctgtttgaaTCATGAGCACGTTTCATTTGTTCTGTAAAGTTGCAACTTAATGTGGTGTTTCCAAATAAGGAGATGCCCAGAAAGTTGCAGAAGAAGAAGCCAACATCAGACCTAAGACCACCCAAAACTGTTTCGACCAATCATTGTAACATTATGATTCTGTAACATGCAATAAAAGTGTTAAGATCCCgggcagtagcggttttagatacgggcgacacgggcggttgcccggggcggcatcatggtgggggcggcatcacgggcatcagcaaaacaaaataaaacatttgctCAGACTCATGCTGCCCGGCGTCATGCCAGCAGATACTGGGAATGGCAtgggcaccgatcggttttctatcgcccatttgctgggagtaagggcgccctccgttataggtgcgcctgctgcttatggcacagggaggagagggcgggcggcggggattctctggctggctggagcagcatctaataaccaactcgcaaaataaaacaaaataaaaacaaaccaacaaacatgaaaacaccagacattatgatacagatttaaatttgcaccgatgtttttcgaaattctatatacacgaaaagtgagcgagagccctcggtgcgcctgctcgctgctg containing:
- the LOC120433529 gene encoding protein FAM133-like; amino-acid sequence: MRTRGKRGNNNVGKMDVCVTSGVTVAPTAQLADRRKSQELEICKMRLEWQKDKTDELTKERDYLKEQLAASLSKEPTSSVQDSSEVLGISSLSSDGSFDESSDSSMSTTASDEDRKKRKKGKAKKHKKSKKRDQKQRKRVQNPKQVVTGITRF